One region of Quercus lobata isolate SW786 chromosome 2, ValleyOak3.0 Primary Assembly, whole genome shotgun sequence genomic DNA includes:
- the LOC115965076 gene encoding disease resistance protein SUMM2-like — MVIDVKEVKMTNSSGQKKFEIEEIGNKASSQLRQPEGIQVEEMQLQASSTLKPQGVVFDVEAVKILKSSEMEPEASEQHGLFLMQGDLGLTKPPKDEDWKNAKEIYLMDNELSDLPENPRCPNLSALFLPRNYKLRMIPQPFFNFMPALQILNLSRTGIKSLPDSLIRLVSLKRLFLNNCHRLMILSPKVGDLKQLEVLDLEGANIMDLPKEIKNLTNLTCLEVSCYGFTSNGRRTMQSNAVVPCGVISALSQLEELNIDVNPDDERWDACVEDIVNEVCTLKRLETLKFFFPRVELLSHSLWNSLLLPNFRFTVGHHVKRIMSRVPPDADFELERWERCLKYIKGVGVHRDIKKLL, encoded by the coding sequence ATGGTGATTGATGTTAAAGAAGTTAAGATGACTAATTCAAGTGGacaaaagaaatttgaaattgaagaaaTTGGGAATAAAGCTTCTTCACAATTAAGACAACCAGAGGGTATACAGGTTGAGGAAATGCAACTGCAAGCATCAAGTACTCTAAAACCTCAAGGAGTGGTGTTCGATGTTGAAGCAGTTAAGATCCTTAAATCTAGTGAGATGGAACCAGAAGCAAGTGAGCAACATGGATTATTTCTCATGCAGGGTGATTTAGGATTAACTAAGCCGCCAAAGGATGAGGATTGGAAGAATGCCAAAGAGATTTACTTGATGGACAATGAGTTGTCCGATTTACCTGAGAATCCAAGGTGCCCCAATCTGTCAGCTCTGTTCCTTCCAAGAAACTACAAATTAAGAATGATTCCTCAgccattttttaatttcatgccAGCCCTTCAAATCCTGAACTTATCCAGGACTGGTATCAAGTCTCTGCCTGATTCTCTTATCAGATTGGTAAGCCTCAAAAGATTGTTTCTAAATAATTGTCACCGTCTCATGATTTTGTCGCCAAAAGTTGGAGATCTCAAGCAACTTGAGGTTCTTGATCTTGAAGGGGCAAATATTATGGATTTACCTAAGGAGATTAAGAATTTAACTAATCTGACATGCTTGGAAGTTTCATGTTATGGATTTACGAGTAATGGTAGGAGAACCATGCAATCAAATGCTGTGGTTCCTTGTGGGGTAATTTCTGCATTGTCTCAGTTAGAGGAGCTGAATATTGATGTAAATCCAGATGACGAGCGGTGGGATGCATGTGTGGAAGATATTGTTAATGAAGTATGTACCTTAAAGAGGTTGGAAACtcttaaattcttttttccaagGGTGGAACTTTTGAGTCACTCCCTGTGGAATAGCCTATTACTTCCTAATTTCAGATTTACTGTTGGTCACCATGTCAAGCGCATTATGTCTCGAGTCCCTCCTGATGCTGATTTTGAGCTGGAACGATGGGAGAGATGCTTGAAATACATAAAAGGTGTGGGTGTCCATAGGGATATTAAGAAATTACTCTAA